TTGAGATGGTCGCATTTCTACCATTCAAGCAGGTCAAAAAAGGTAAAGCCGCAGCGATCCAATTTTCTGACTATCATGGTCTAATCGCACCAGCAAATTTTAGCATTGATGGTCAATCACTATTACGAGCGTGGGGCTTGAACTCGTTTGATTTCCGCTATGTACCGACGGATCAACAACCGTTCCAAAGTTCGACGTTCGAGCAGAATGACTCACACGTCATCGACTTGAAGCAGTTTACCGATAGTGGCAAAGAGAGCCGTAAACTTCGTAAACTTGCTCGTGAAGTTGGGCCGGTGCGATTTGAGTCGCACACAACAGAGCCTGCGGTCCTGCAAAAGCTAATCGAATGGAAACGCGAGCACTGCAAGCGAACCGGTTTTGAGGACCTATTACGAGACCGCTGGACTCGCGATCTTTTAGGGGTGCTTCAGCATACACAAGCGAAGGAGTTTTCAGGACAGCTATCTGCCCTCTACGCTGGCGACCGGCTAGTGGCGGCCCATTTGGGATTGCGGTCAGCAACCGTTTGGCACTGGTGGTTCCCATCCTACGATGCAGAGTTGAGCAAGTATTCGCCAGGTCTATTAATGCTGCTCAAACTCATTGAACACGCTCAGCAGGTCGGTTGCGAGGAGTTTGATTTTGGTGTCGGGGAGGAAGGTTTTAAACAGCGTTTTGCAACTGGCGTCGTGCCTGTTGGCAAGGGATCAATGAAGGGCTCGGGTTGGCAACAAAGTGTTGCTCACAAGCTCTGGCAAGCTGACCGTC
This region of Thalassoroseus pseudoceratinae genomic DNA includes:
- a CDS encoding GNAT family N-acetyltransferase; translation: MSGPHLILTKPRHAESYSMHTSTIPASDLTPEMLATWREIQRGNPALRNPFFCPEFTQAAALVQEEIHIGIYVDKPLEMVAFLPFKQVKKGKAAAIQFSDYHGLIAPANFSIDGQSLLRAWGLNSFDFRYVPTDQQPFQSSTFEQNDSHVIDLKQFTDSGKESRKLRKLAREVGPVRFESHTTEPAVLQKLIEWKREHCKRTGFEDLLRDRWTRDLLGVLQHTQAKEFSGQLSALYAGDRLVAAHLGLRSATVWHWWFPSYDAELSKYSPGLLMLLKLIEHAQQVGCEEFDFGVGEEGFKQRFATGVVPVGKGSMKGSGWQQSVAHKLWQADRRISQSRFGDRYQSLFHHASN